From Anopheles arabiensis isolate DONGOLA chromosome 3, AaraD3, whole genome shotgun sequence, a single genomic window includes:
- the LOC120899660 gene encoding mucin-5AC-like, producing MATSNVKLPDLINRWIEVQKKGTELERAKPLDIDAINLTLLLKSMGLRLQYLDFETEKSNADNLTITVKCNRSGMRAELSYELLRCSCPEKTDQESSFWEVQGTGPKVFSKCKNNASSNLLPDVSESCALVSKAMLANLLDYYEASIRQVKEGKEQAMLHSPLKSPRVKMNVVSPGLTIKKPFSTPPAEGKFSSRIESVAPVGGLDDTVEDDGGIETSTKELEKDEPVAGSSASSSRPESRSNTSAESVGINNKTHDLVSTDHPANKPVVDAVLSPAQTSVADDNAYEAMKTLVTSSPNERPVEAAVAAAGAATDTQHDRDQNVINCLQEARCQIDIALLLMKSNTTQDLTNGFGRTITPQHASAVSRKSFLTMTPKFAQPRSSSLLSIDRKRTPADVGVPKKTSSASSLPSSGPRLSIGSLAGRADTPRPSVAQVKCVAALRKPAGMMRSPGLSTGAQQSTVGGGLKKPPSGSIASLSSQRKSLASTGGTTTASGRSIPKPPTSSSGRPAGAGLIQRSTSASYISKR from the exons ATGGCGACGAGCAATGTAAAGCTGCCGGATTTGATCAACCGATGGATCGAGGTGCAGAAGAAAGGGACCGAGCTGGAACGAGCAAAG CCACTCGATATTGACGCAATCAACTTGACGCTCTTGCTGAAATCGATGGGCCTCCGGTTGCAGTACCTGGACTTTGAGACGGAGAAGAGCAATGCCGACAATCTGACGATCACGGTCAAATGCAACCGGTCCGGCATGAGGGCGGAGCTGAGCTACGAGCTGTTGCGGTGCAGCTGCCCCGAGAAAACCGACCAGGAAAGCTCCTTCTGGGAGGTGCAAGGGACGGGCCCGAAGGTGTTTTCCAAGTGTAAAAACAACGCTTCCTCCAACCTGCTGCCGGATGTGTCGGAAAGCTGCGCGCTCGTCTCGAAGGCGATGCTCGCGAACCTGCTCGACTACTACGAGGCCAGCATACGGCAGGTGAAGGAGGGGAAGGAGCAGGCTATGCTTCATTCGCCCCTGAAATCCCCCCGCGTGAAGATGAACGTCGTTAGCCCGGGGCTGACGATCAAGAAACCCTTCTCGACGCCACCGGCCGAGGGGAAATTTTCGTCGCGAATCGAGTCGGTCGCTCCGGTCGGCGGACTGGATGACACCGTGGAGGATGATGGAGGCATCGAAACAAGCACCAAAGAGTTGGAAAAGGACGAACCGGTCGCGGGGAGCAGCGCGTCGTCCAGCCGTCCAGAATCCAGATCAAACACATCGGCCGAGAGTGTGggaataaacaataaaacacacgaCCTGGTGAGTACCGACCATCCAGCCAACAAGCCGGTAGTGGATGCGGTTCTCAGTCCCGCCCAGACCAGCGTGGCGGACGACAATGCATACGAGGCGATGAAAACGCTCGTCACCTCGAGCCCCAACGAAAGGCCAGTTGAGgcagcggtggcagcagcgggAGCAGCCACCGACACGCAGCACGATCGAGACCAGAACGTGATCAACTGCCTGCAGGAGGCACGCTGCCAGATCGATAtagcgctgctgctgatgaaaaGCAACACTACGCAAGACCTAACGAACGGTTTCGGGCGAACCATTACGCCCCAGCACGCGTCCGCCGTGTCGAGGAAGTCTTTCCTTACGATGACACCGAAGTTTGCTCAGCCCCGTTCCAGCTCACTGCTAAGCATCGACCGAAAACGCACGCCGGCCGACGTTGGGGTGCCGAAAAAAACATCCTCCGCCTCTTCGCTCCCATCGTCTGGGCCGAGGTTGTCGATTGGCAGTTTGGCCGGGCGTGCAGACACACCGAGACCGTCCGTGGCGCAGGTAAAATGCGTCGCTGCCTTGCGCAAACCCGCTGGTATGATGCGATCACCGGGATTGTCCACAGGCGCACAGCAGTCCACGGTTGGAGGAGGGCTGAAAAAGCCACCGAGCGGCTCTATTGCATCACTGTCCAGTCAACGCAAATCGTTGGCATCGACGGGTGGTACAACCACAGCTAGCGGAAGGTCCATTCCGAAACCGCCGACGTCGTCATCCGGACGCCCTGCGGGTGCTGGTTTGATTCAGCGATCAACGAGTGCATCGTATATAAGCAAGAGATAG